aattttttaaatattaatacaaatagaATCTAggattaatacattaatttaaaacaagtgCACAACATACACGACGTTCTGCTACTTCCAAAATATGacatatgaataataatataacatctCATAATTCGAATGTTTacatatgaataataatattataaaatctcatAATTTGAATGTTTACTTAAATAGGACGCTTTTGGAATTACATTCTTTTAtcagtatttattatatatattctctcatTAGCCTTTATATACTCTTCGTCGATGTCGtaagaattaattgattttccTTATTTATGTGTGGATGTGCATGGGGATATctgaacaaaataaatttttaatatttattaagtagtaaaaaaagagagagaggtgagcgttatataaaattaaacttactatttcgattttaatttGGATGCATAATATCCAAAATGGCTTTGTTTTTTATACTCGAATTACGCTTCTTTGATACTCGATCTGTACTCGGTGTCATCTTGGAGCTGCTATTCCTGACATCATGCTTTAGCGATGCATTGCGAGATGTAGACGGAAGGTTTGGAGTAGTTGGAACCTTAAAAGAGCTtgcaatcacaatcgaatgtCTTGCACTTCTTCCGAATGATCTTATCTTCGAACTCTTCTTTGACGAGGATTCTTTAACGGAACTTTTGCTTTCTGTCGGAGTCTTAGGTAAATCGGTACTATACGgagataatataaaagtgctgttttttttgtttggtGATTTTTCGATCACTGTTCGGGCGGAACTGGAATTGGTTCCAGAATTCGTTTTTTCTTCGTTATGAATATGTTCGTTTGAATGTAGCTCATTAGATTTGTTTATCTTCTTTGATGAAACTTGAGAATTTTGATCGAGCTCCAATTTCTCATCGGGTGATTTCATCGTGGTGAAATTATCTTTTGAATCAGTTTCGTACGCCAATTCCGCTCTTAAACTTTTACTTCTTACAAGCCTTTCCGATTTCCCTATTGGACTCATCCTCGGTGTTTGTTCAGGAGTTATATACAGCGTCGCATCGTTTAACAGCATCGTGGATTTGTTGTACAGTTGGCTTACTTTCATTGTTATAAGTGGAGTGCTAAGTTGATTCGAAGTTTGTGACGTAACATTGACGGGGAGTGGCGTCGATGTATACATACCATTAGATACTTCTAGAAATCTTTCTTTATGCGATAGATTAGAATTTCTTCTATGAACACTTAGAGCTCTTTTATTAGTTATGCAAGGCGTAATACATTGATCGTTACTCACACTTGTTATTTCCTGCAAACTTCTCTTTTGCTTTATATTAACTTGAATTTTTGccatctttttctttatatcaaATGAAATTATTGATTGCAGTGAGCTTTTCCTTACCGGTACACTTCTCTTTTTGATAACTATCTTTTCCTTAGGTCTAGTAGATATCGCAGAAGATGACTGATCCTCTTGCCAACATCTAGCACGAAGTTTCTCCAATTTTGCAAAACGCGAATCGCAATCCTTCACTTCTATGTACATCGTGTCCCAAAATCCGTGCAAGTCCGTACAAGATATCAACACGTTACCGTCTTTTCTCTCGCAGTCTAGTATTAATCCATAAAACTGTTTAAACTTCTCTTTAATTAACATAGTCGTTTGTCCTACTGCTTGATTAATTTGACATCGAATATCTTCCTTTATGTCGTCCTGCGATTGAATTTTCGTCCATTCCTCGCAAAGTTTCTGAAGCCTATGTTTTTCTTCCTTCCACACGCGTTCAAAGTATTCGACAGTATATTTCTTCTCCATTGGCACGTCGGGATTCTTCATTATAGCGCCTTTTATTGCAAGCTTATCAATCAGATCTGAAACCTGGCAAAGATCAGAATTTTCCTGTTCATTTGTCTTGATATTATCTTCAGTATTTTTTGGACATTTCGGAAAAGATGTTAGATCTTTtgaacaattttctttttttactgcGGTTAATAATGTCTCATGAACATTGTTGCCATTTGATATTGTCTCTACCATCAAATTTGCTTGCTTTTCTCGCGAGGAATCTGAAGTTTCCTGCTCATCTGACGACATTTTCAACGTAATCGCTTCTATAGAATTAGAATTACAACGAAACGGTTCTTGGTCAGTGGTCTCCGTTAATTTATCgtgtatgaaaatattattttcatttgagGGGCCGTCTTCTATTTTTACTTCTCCAAATAATATCTTAGGCAATCCGGCAGGCGgattaaatttatgattaGATGGAGCAAATGAGTCCCGTCTGTTGTGATCAGATTTTTTTGTGAAGACCGAAGTTGCAAgcgatttttgtttcaattcaTCTTTTGCTGCTTTGGCTAGCAGTCGCTTTTCGGTGGCTTTCGTAATTCCTTTTATAGTGTTGGAATTGGTGTGCCCTTGAACAactgttttcttcttttccttagGCGCGACTGAGGCGCCTACCGTCGACTTATCATCAGTCGACGATACTGGAGAATAAATATGATGCCGAACAATCCCAACTATGAACGGAGGCTTCTTTTGTAATACCTCcatctccttttttcttttccgctCGGCTCTCCactgtaataattttgttttaggGTCATCTGTAACATCGAGCGGAATGAAGAAAAAACTGTTTATTCAATGgagtaatttataaatattttatcgatacaTGCATGTGTTTGAGATAATAGAATTGACAGGAAATAAATCATATGACATTGCCGATGTCCACAAAAATAAACACGAACAGAAATAGTAGTCTACAGCAAGATCCGTTATCGAGACATACACAAATGTGTGTGTActcgataaattttcaaaatcgtttattttaaaaacaaattatttcgtacgaaaaaaaatatttttctataatttcgaCTTATCTTAATACAATCTTTATTCTCGTTAATCGCTTGTACCACGATTTCACACGCATTCTGTATTGCAGCTGAAGTAAAATTCCAAACGTATGTAAACAACAGAAAAAGCTCTTTAggcctgttttttttttagctgaacttcttgcacggttcatctttcttctttttcttttcacgttggaaagaaaaagagaaaataagatGACCCATGCGAGAAGTATCATCTAAAAAAAACAGCCATTATTAGACTCGCTCTGCctacagaaaataaataaaatgtcgaACAAGTACGTGAGACACGCgttattggaaaattttcgaGATACACGTGTCGCGCGGACAGACATAACGGTTGCGTTATCACGATGACTCACCGTTCTGCGAGACCGTGGAGCAAGGCGAGCTCTCCTTTCCGAGCTCCTTTCGGTTTTCCTGAAAATCTAGCGTCCTGCGTGTCCTGCGTCTCTTTCGTTGCTCGTCAGCAAGGCTGACTTTAATCTTTTTCGTCTTACCGAAGTTGATCGGCGGCTTTTTGTATTGTTTCTTGAGATCTGTACCTTTCATTTTAAACAGCAATCAGCGCACTGGTTACGCAGAGTTTCTCGAGAGGAATTTCCGACAAGTCAGACCGCGTTTCATGGATTACCAAGCAATGTTTACACACAAGTGCGTTTGACCTACGCGAACTGTATGGCTGAATTGTATTTGAAACCGATGGGCAAAGATGGGCGTACAGTGTTACCAACCAAGGTATAGTGGAATGGGCGATGGAATATTCCAAACAAAATGGATGTTTTCCGGAAGCAACCGTCCTCTTTTTCCTCCCAGCATTTAGGTGCACGTTTACTTCATTTCGAATGCAGGAAGTAACACAGTGCGAAAAAGAAATCTAAAGATAACAGagataaatgagaaaaagaattcCGTTTCTATTATTCAAATTCATTTGAATACCGTAGTCAACAGTAGTCGAACACGATTGGTTCATACCTGCAGATCCAACCGAACGATTTCGAAACACTATCCAAAAGCCGTTCAACCATTGGCTCATGAACATGTCAAGTTCAATGATAGAACGTTCAGGAACTGAAACAAATCTTCTGCAAAATCATAGTACGATGATGCAAATGTAATTTCCAAGTGCTCCAGGAGCAATGACGAGGGAAATCTGGCccttgatttattatttcagcaTCCATCGCGGAGAAATAAACTCCTATTTTTCCCCTCTATTAACCTAACATCTTGCGTACATCTTGCAATCGATAGCTCTTGGCTTGCATCACGACTGAAAGGTCGTCGGTTAGGTCAAGCCTCATTCCTCGTCAAACGTTCCGTGCGGACTGTCGCGCGTGTCAAGTTAGGTGAGCAATGAGCATATTCGGCCTAACGTCTGGCATATGTGTCAAAATAAATCGCAGCCTTTTTTCGCGGATCGGAATCGCGTTTCTGTTAAATTCGTCCAAGTGCATGCCATTCCTCGCGCGCCTTGAGGAAATGTTAGTGCTACGTGCCGGTTCCATCGTCTCGTATCGGAACTTCGTTAACACAATAAGGTCGTTAACAGTCATGATTTCGCTAACAGTGAGATCTTCCGACGCGTAACGTTGTTCTTAACGTAAAACTGAACGTTTTCCGCTGGATATCGGTTTTGTAGATATCGAGCGGATTTTGCGATGACCTTGACAAGGTCGACGTGCGTCGGACATCCGCCGCGATTTATCGATAGTTAGCGCTTATACTGTCAATTGAGCGTTAATCCTTAAATCACCTcaagatacaattttatataatttttttctaagttACACTTGGTAACTTGTCATTTCCTGTGCAGCAAATGTCGCACAATGCTGCAACGTTCTTGTCtgacaattttctttctttgccCGAAAATTGTCAATTGTAATCGCGAATTTAATTTGTCTGCATTTATTACATCTTTGTTGCAATTTGTAACATCGAATAATCGTCacattatatcaaaaaatcgTCCGATAATcgtacattaaaaaaagattacctCTTTAGCGAAAGCACGTTATTAACTTACAACATTacgattattttgtaatacaaaGACGTGAGAAATagaaggtttttttttataaatgtcaggcgatttttattcttaaagaAGTGATACACTTTGCTTATGATTTTCTTGCGTCTGTTTGTTGCAGTCCTCTAATCTCAGCAAGCCGTTTTACGTCGACAAGCAGTTGCGTCAAAATGCCTATTAAAAGCATCAAAGCCCGTCAGATCTATGACTCCCGTGGAAACCCCACAGTAGAGGTAAATTATTGAATCTCGAAGAAATGTCTCTGATATCttatattgaatattctttttctaatattatttgttcttCTAGGTCGATCTTGTCACCGAGCTTGGACTCTTCCGCGCAGCGGTACCGTCCGGTGCGTCTACCGGCGTTCATGAAGCCTTAGAACTGAGGGATAATGATAAATCGAAATATCATGGAAAGTCCGTTTTTAAAgctatagaaaatataaactcCATCATTGCTCCTGAATTATTGAAGGTATCGTTCTCTGTACGATATATGTAAATGCCGAATATTTATCGCGTAATATTTGACAGTTGTGAGAACAATTGACAAATGAGCTTTCATTCTCAAGGCCAACTTGGAAGTTACACAGCAAACGGATATCGATAACTTCATGCTGAAGCTGGACGGCACACCGAATAAATCCAAACTTGGAGCAAATGCAATTTTGGGTGTCTCTTTAGCAGTTTGCAAAGCTGGGGCTCAGAAAAAGGGCTTACCTTTAtacaagtaaatatatttgatacaaattgattatttttacacataaaggaaattatttcacataaattataaagaaattatcatGCAGAATGGGCTTACTTTTTTTAACGagttgttattttttatatttactttttaaaaaattatatattttttcaaaactttatgtgcaatcttaaaataattttaaataatctaagTAAGAAACACacttttatgcaaaattttttaaaaatctaatatatacTTTCTTCCAAAAATTCTGGAAAGCGTATACTTTCATGCTTCAAGATAAATTTCCCTTgtcttaaagaaaattgttctttttacatatttttttgcaaaaataagaaatacgtaaatatacaataactaaatacacacacacacaaatatatatatttttgtattacagATATATTGCTGAGTTGGCTGGCAATAACAATATCGTCTTGCCAGTACCGGCATTCAATGTTATTAATGGTGGTTCTCAT
The Temnothorax longispinosus isolate EJ_2023e chromosome 7, Tlon_JGU_v1, whole genome shotgun sequence DNA segment above includes these coding regions:
- the LOC139816664 gene encoding uncharacterized protein isoform X2, whose product is MEVLQKKPPFIVGIVRHHIYSPVSSTDDKSTVGASVAPKEKKKTVVQGHTNSNTIKGITKATEKRLLAKAAKDELKQKSLATSVFTKKSDHNRRDSFAPSNHKFNPPAGLPKILFGEVKIEDGPSNENNIFIHDKLTETTDQEPFRCNSNSIEAITLKMSSDEQETSDSSREKQANLMVETISNGNNVHETLLTAVKKENCSKDLTSFPKCPKNTEDNIKTNEQENSDLCQVSDLIDKLAIKGAIMKNPDVPMEKKYTVEYFERVWKEEKHRLQKLCEEWTKIQSQDDIKEDIRCQINQAVGQTTMLIKEKFKQFYGLILDCERKDGNVLISCTDLHGFWDTMYIEVKDCDSRFAKLEKLRARCWQEDQSSSAISTRPKEKIVIKKRSVPVRKSSLQSIISFDIKKKMAKIQVNIKQKRSLQEITSVSNDQCITPCITNKRALSVHRRNSNLSHKERFLEVSNGMYTSTPLPVNVTSQTSNQLSTPLITMKVSQLYNKSTMLLNDATLYITPEQTPRMSPIGKSERLVRSKSLRAELAYETDSKDNFTTMKSPDEKLELDQNSQVSSKKINKSNELHSNEHIHNEEKTNSGTNSSSARTVIEKSPNKKNSTFILSPYSTDLPKTPTESKSSVKESSSKKSSKIRSFGRSARHSIVIASSFKVPTTPNLPSTSRNASLKHDVRNSSSKMTPSTDRVSKKRNSSIKNKAILDIMHPN
- the LOC139816664 gene encoding uncharacterized protein isoform X1, whose protein sequence is MKGTDLKKQYKKPPINFGKTKKIKVSLADEQRKRRRTRRTLDFQENRKELGKESSPCSTVSQNDDPKTKLLQWRAERKRKKEMEVLQKKPPFIVGIVRHHIYSPVSSTDDKSTVGASVAPKEKKKTVVQGHTNSNTIKGITKATEKRLLAKAAKDELKQKSLATSVFTKKSDHNRRDSFAPSNHKFNPPAGLPKILFGEVKIEDGPSNENNIFIHDKLTETTDQEPFRCNSNSIEAITLKMSSDEQETSDSSREKQANLMVETISNGNNVHETLLTAVKKENCSKDLTSFPKCPKNTEDNIKTNEQENSDLCQVSDLIDKLAIKGAIMKNPDVPMEKKYTVEYFERVWKEEKHRLQKLCEEWTKIQSQDDIKEDIRCQINQAVGQTTMLIKEKFKQFYGLILDCERKDGNVLISCTDLHGFWDTMYIEVKDCDSRFAKLEKLRARCWQEDQSSSAISTRPKEKIVIKKRSVPVRKSSLQSIISFDIKKKMAKIQVNIKQKRSLQEITSVSNDQCITPCITNKRALSVHRRNSNLSHKERFLEVSNGMYTSTPLPVNVTSQTSNQLSTPLITMKVSQLYNKSTMLLNDATLYITPEQTPRMSPIGKSERLVRSKSLRAELAYETDSKDNFTTMKSPDEKLELDQNSQVSSKKINKSNELHSNEHIHNEEKTNSGTNSSSARTVIEKSPNKKNSTFILSPYSTDLPKTPTESKSSVKESSSKKSSKIRSFGRSARHSIVIASSFKVPTTPNLPSTSRNASLKHDVRNSSSKMTPSTDRVSKKRNSSIKNKAILDIMHPN